The following proteins come from a genomic window of Nostoc sp. TCL26-01:
- the cysK gene encoding cysteine synthase A, giving the protein MRVARNITELVGRTPLVQLNRIPQAEGCVAEILVKLESMNPSSSVKDRIGVSMINAAEKEKQITPSKTVLVEPTSGNTGIALAMAAAAKGYRLILTMPETMSGERRAMLRAYGAELELTPGMEGMSGAIRRAQEIVNTTPHAYMLQQFRNPANAKVHNETTAEEIWEDTDGKVDMIVAGVGTGGTITGVAEVMKERKPDFKAIAVEPANSPVLSGGRPGPHKIQGIGAGFVPQVLQLQLIDEVITVTDEEAIAYGRRLAREEGLLSGISTGAALYAAIRVAQRPENAGRLIVMIQPSFGERYLSTPLFQDLEAKITASIS; this is encoded by the coding sequence ATGCGGGTTGCTCGTAATATTACAGAACTTGTTGGTCGTACCCCTTTAGTACAGTTAAATCGCATTCCTCAAGCTGAGGGATGTGTGGCAGAGATTTTGGTGAAGTTGGAGAGTATGAACCCATCCTCGTCGGTGAAAGACAGAATTGGGGTGAGTATGATTAATGCGGCGGAGAAAGAAAAGCAGATTACTCCCAGCAAGACAGTATTGGTAGAACCAACATCGGGAAATACTGGTATTGCCCTGGCAATGGCAGCTGCAGCGAAGGGTTATCGGTTAATTTTAACTATGCCAGAAACGATGAGTGGTGAACGTCGAGCCATGTTGCGGGCTTATGGGGCAGAATTAGAACTGACACCAGGAATGGAAGGAATGAGTGGGGCTATACGGCGCGCGCAGGAGATAGTTAACACTACGCCTCATGCTTATATGTTGCAGCAGTTCCGCAATCCGGCTAATGCGAAAGTGCATAACGAAACCACCGCCGAAGAAATTTGGGAAGATACTGATGGCAAAGTGGATATGATTGTCGCTGGGGTGGGTACAGGTGGTACGATCACAGGTGTAGCGGAAGTAATGAAAGAGCGAAAACCTGATTTTAAGGCGATCGCTGTGGAACCTGCCAATAGTCCAGTTTTATCTGGAGGTAGGCCAGGCCCCCACAAAATCCAAGGAATTGGGGCTGGGTTTGTCCCGCAAGTACTTCAGTTACAATTGATTGATGAAGTAATTACAGTCACTGATGAAGAAGCGATCGCTTATGGACGGCGTTTAGCCAGAGAGGAAGGGTTGCTATCTGGTATTTCTACCGGGGCTGCTTTATATGCAGCAATTCGTGTTGCACAACGTCCCGAAAATGCAGGACGATTAATTGTGATGATTCAGCCTAGTTTTGGTGAAAGGTATTTGAGTACTCCGTTGTTCCAAGACTTAGAAGCAAAGATCACTGCTAGCATTAGCTAA
- a CDS encoding Rrf2 family transcriptional regulator produces the protein MELSCKSEYAILALLEMATHYQSGEPMQIRQIAAQQNIPDRYLEQLLATLRRGGILKSQRGSRGGYFLAREPRRISVFEILECLEGLDAQTGNENAKSQTLDVAVIEEIWCEANQAAKSVLQNYSLQDLCDRRDSRKQLDVMYYI, from the coding sequence GTGGAACTATCTTGTAAATCGGAATATGCCATTCTTGCCTTATTAGAAATGGCGACGCATTATCAAAGTGGCGAACCAATGCAAATTCGCCAAATCGCTGCCCAACAAAATATACCTGATCGCTATTTGGAGCAACTATTAGCAACTTTGAGGCGTGGGGGTATCCTCAAAAGTCAACGGGGATCAAGAGGTGGCTATTTTTTAGCGCGAGAACCTCGAAGAATTAGCGTTTTTGAGATATTAGAATGTTTAGAAGGTTTAGATGCTCAAACTGGAAATGAAAATGCCAAGTCTCAGACTTTAGATGTTGCAGTTATAGAAGAAATTTGGTGTGAAGCTAATCAGGCAGCAAAATCGGTGTTGCAAAATTATAGCCTTCAGGATCTTTGTGACAGGAGAGATTCTCGCAAGCAGTTAGATGTTATGTATTACATTTAG
- a CDS encoding iron uptake porin, whose translation MSNLLWKSLVVSPAVLGALLVSSGAIAAPSTSPEVSTNETVVPTEVAQQPEFVAQAAPITDETKVIDQVNRYSNEGRNTTQGQVTSVSQFSDVQPTDWAFQALQSLVERYGCIAGYPNGTYRGNRALTRYEFAAGLNACLDRVNELIATATADLVTKQDLATLQRLQEEFSAELATLRGRVDALEARTAELEANQFSTTTKLVGEAIFAVTDAFGDDAGDRNNTVFQNRVRLSLQSSFTGRDVLTTRLSAGNAQNFNLGDDNLGNTIGSGDSGEGLQTFQVGSTGNNSVRIDRLTYEAPIGPAQVYLAAAGGQHSQYAAVNNPYFFDKTDGGNGSLSTFSSENPIYRIGGGAGIAVNVPFGKGGGILRPSSVTLGYLGSEANNPGVGAGLFNGNYAALGQLNFSVGDRLALAATYVHGYSGGGSTLFDGGNIYNTGNALVGTRIANELNSASSTNSYGLSAAFRPSDKLSVSGFVSYTDVTSVGPNNDKEVWSYGVGVALPDFGKRGNVLGIFAGAQPYALGVEAGSNEVPYQVEGFYKYRVSDNISITPGVIYLTNPGQDGSNSDAFIGTLRTTFTF comes from the coding sequence ATGTCTAATCTCTTGTGGAAATCCCTGGTGGTTAGCCCGGCAGTTTTAGGAGCGTTATTAGTATCGTCAGGTGCGATCGCTGCTCCCAGTACTAGCCCAGAAGTATCAACCAATGAAACAGTAGTTCCGACCGAAGTTGCTCAACAACCAGAATTTGTAGCTCAAGCAGCTCCAATTACTGATGAGACAAAGGTTATCGACCAAGTTAACCGCTATAGCAACGAAGGTAGAAATACCACCCAAGGTCAAGTTACATCAGTTTCTCAGTTTTCTGATGTCCAACCTACGGATTGGGCATTCCAAGCATTACAGTCCTTGGTTGAGCGTTATGGTTGTATCGCTGGTTATCCCAACGGTACATATCGTGGGAACCGTGCTTTAACCCGTTATGAATTCGCTGCTGGTTTGAATGCTTGTTTGGATCGAGTCAATGAATTGATCGCTACAGCTACAGCAGACTTAGTAACTAAACAAGATTTAGCCACCTTACAACGCTTACAAGAAGAATTTTCAGCTGAACTCGCCACCCTACGCGGTCGTGTAGATGCTCTAGAAGCGCGGACTGCGGAATTGGAAGCTAACCAATTCTCTACCACCACCAAACTAGTCGGTGAAGCGATCTTTGCTGTTACTGATGCTTTTGGTGATGATGCAGGTGACAGAAACAATACAGTATTCCAAAACAGAGTCCGTTTAAGCTTGCAAAGCAGTTTCACAGGTAGAGATGTGTTAACAACTCGTCTGTCTGCTGGTAATGCGCAAAACTTTAACTTGGGTGACGACAACCTGGGTAACACTATTGGTTCTGGTGACAGTGGTGAAGGTCTACAAACTTTCCAAGTTGGTAGCACTGGTAACAACTCTGTCAGAATAGACAGATTGACATACGAAGCACCCATCGGCCCAGCCCAAGTTTACCTTGCGGCTGCTGGTGGACAACACAGCCAATACGCTGCCGTTAACAACCCTTACTTCTTTGATAAGACTGACGGTGGTAACGGTTCATTGTCTACCTTCTCCTCAGAAAACCCAATTTATCGGATTGGTGGTGGTGCAGGTATTGCTGTTAACGTACCTTTTGGTAAAGGTGGCGGTATTTTACGCCCCAGTTCTGTAACTCTAGGTTACTTGGGTTCAGAAGCCAATAATCCTGGTGTTGGTGCAGGGTTGTTTAACGGTAACTATGCAGCATTGGGTCAATTGAACTTTAGTGTAGGCGATCGCCTAGCTTTAGCAGCAACCTATGTTCATGGTTACAGTGGCGGAGGTAGCACCCTATTTGATGGCGGCAATATCTACAATACTGGTAACGCCTTAGTTGGTACTAGAATCGCTAATGAGCTAAATAGCGCATCATCTACTAACTCCTACGGTTTGTCGGCGGCATTCAGACCCAGTGATAAATTGTCAGTGAGTGGTTTCGTTTCTTACACTGATGTCACCAGTGTTGGCCCAAACAACGACAAAGAAGTTTGGAGCTATGGTGTAGGGGTAGCTTTACCTGACTTTGGTAAGAGAGGCAACGTTTTAGGTATTTTCGCAGGCGCTCAACCTTACGCGCTTGGTGTAGAAGCTGGTTCTAACGAAGTTCCTTACCAAGTTGAAGGCTTCTACAAGTATCGCGTTTCCGATAACATTTCCATTACTCCTGGCGTTATCTACTTGACAAATCCTGGTCAAGATGGTAGTAACTCAGATGCGTTTATCGGTACTCTGAGAACCACCTTCACTTTCTAG